In Lewinellaceae bacterium, the genomic stretch AGACGATGCGCCCGGCACCGATATTGAGATGCCCGACCTCGCTGTTACCCATCTGGCCTTCAGGCAGCCCTACATCCTCTCCATAGGTGATCAGTTCACTATTGGGATAGTCCCGGTAAAGGGCATCTACAAAGGGTGTATTGGCTTGAGCTATTGCGCTTCTGGATGGATCCGGACCATGTCCCCAGCCATCCAGTATGATTAAGAATCCCTTATTTGTCATGATAACTGCTTGATAGGCTTAGTTGGCACAAAAGTCGGAAGAATGGCAATAAAAAATACCATGCTTAGGTTAATATCTTGTTATATTCTGCCGATTCGCATGGTATTTGACAGCCTGTTTGTGACGGACCGGTATCTGGTCGTCAAAAGGTAAAAGATGCAGGATCGAATTTTCATCCGCATTCATTTGTTTACATTTTTAGTTTGTTTTGCTTATACGTTGTAGAACTACATTGAAACTAAATGATTGCATATGAAAACCTTATTGTTGAGTTTTGTCGTAGTCACCTCGCTTGCTGTGGACCAGAATATGGAGTCCATCTACCAGGCGATGTCTTCCGGGCAGGTAGATCAACTATTGGCCCAAATGGATGACCAAATCGAGTTACACGTCCTGGATCATCAGACAATATACGACAAATCACTGGTTCGCAACCACTTACAGAAGTTTTTCCAGGATCATAAACCGAAATCGTGCCAGCCCATCCATAAGGGGGCAAACAAGTCGGATGAAACTTCATTTACCATTGCCAAGCTGACAACTGAGGACGGAGAATACCGTGTATTCTTCTACTTTAAACAGCAGGGAGATAAGTTTCTGATCCAGGAGATGCGCATTGACCAAGACTAAAATCGAAGTTTGGTGCAGACGGGGACCATTTGATCCTCAGAAAGTAAATGATCAGAAAAGAATATTCTGGATACGGGTGTCTGATGTGAATCTGGCACCCTTTTTTAGTAGTGACAGAATGAAATGATACGATACAACAAACCGAATGAATGTCGAAGGCAGAAATGATCCAGTCAATGCCGGTCAAATGTATCCCGGTCGTAGAAGTAGCGTTGGTCCTGCGTAGGCTCATCTTCATAACTGTAGCGTATTTCTTCATCCGGATCTTTGGCATGCCGGAATATAAAAGCTACCAGGATGCCGACCAGTGCTCCGTAGAGGTGGCTTTCCCATGAGATACCCTCCTTGATGGGCAATACGCCCCAGATAAATCCGCTGTACAATATGGTCACGATCAGAGCCAGTACGATGGAGCGAATGTTGCGCCGGAAGACACCGGACCAGAAGATAAAGGAGAGCAAACCGTAAACAACCCCGCTGGCGCCGATGTGATAAACCGGCCGTGCAAATAACCATACAGCCAAACCAGTGCCCAGATAGATCAGTACAAAACTGATGAATGCAATGCGGCGATAGAAGACGGCAAGAATGAGGGTCAATACAAACAAGGGTACCGTATTGGATATTAAGTGTCCCCAGCTGCCGTGGATCAGAGGAGCAAATAAGATGCCTTTAAGTCCGGAGAGATGGTGGGGATAGATTCCCAATGCCCCTAGTTGACCATTTAACAGATACTGAAACCCTTGGACGATCCAGATCAATACAACCAAGAGTACCGGCCATCGCAGTCTTTGTCCGGCTTGTTGCATAAAACTAGCTTCAGGTTCCGTGCCTTGGTTCATGGTATTAATTTAAGCGTACCCTGCAAAAATCCTAAGGTACCGCTTTGCATGCATCCTTTTTCGATGAATAGCCGGATTAGACAGATGGATATTTTCGGCGGATCAACCGGATAAAGGAGGTTGCTAATTCTGATTTGTCATCCTCGGCCCAATGATTAGGCATGGCAATTTCCCGTACCAGGTAAGCCTTGGCATCGTTAAATTGTGCAAATGAATTCAACCTTCTGATGGTATCAACAAACTTTCCGGAATCCCCTCCGAATAATTCATTGATGATCAGGATCCGCTCATTGACCCCAAAGGCTCTGGACAAATCCGAGATGGGAAGCTGCGAAAGTTTTTCAGACAGATCAGATGCCTTATTGGCATCGAACAATCGCAGGACAGCCTGTGACGGATTGATGCTTTGGGTGTAACTGGGTGCGGGTACTTCTACCGGATCCGGATCAGGTGCTGGTATGACCGGGTCAGACGGAATTACGGGTTGATGTACGGATAGGGTACGTTCCGGGACCGGTAGTGGATCGGCTGCAACAGGTCTTCTTATTTCAGATGGGGTGACCCGTTCTTCCACATAATGGGTGCCATTGGTATGGACAAACGGTTCTTGTTTGGGTGGTTCGGCTGGTCTTGCAACAGGTTCCGTATATTTTGGAGTTTCCTGATGAACGATGGGCCGCGGCTCGTATTCCGGCTTAACTGGTTTGCTGGCTGCTACCGGTTCCTGGTGCAGCGTCTTGGTGGAGCTGGTCCGGTGCTGCTGTACCGGCTCAGCCTCATCCAAAAACGAGTCATAGAGCTTACGCAGGTAGCTGAGCATCAGATCACGCTCGAGAGGTGACAGGTCGTTATCCGTCATGCGGATGTTTTGCCACAAAAGATTGATTTTATCCAGGTTGTTTTTGGCTTTATCCCAATTCATATTTGTTATACTTACTACTGGTTTTTAATTAGAATGAATTCTCAGGTTGGTTTCGTATAACTATTGATTGATAATTTCTTTTTTTGTTCCACCAATCAGTCCACTATAGACAGTTGCGGCAGAAACCATGCCAAATATTATTAAAAAATGTAATATAATTTACGTTCTGGATGTTTTTAGAACCACATTTCAAAGGGCAGCGCAGTGGATGGATCGAAGTGATCTGCGGATCCATGTTCAGTGGTAAAACGGAGGAGTTGATCCGCCGTTTGAAGCGTGCCCAGTTTGCTCATCAGGAAGTGATGATCTACAAACCCAAGATTGATACCCGCTATCATGAGCAACGCATCGTCTCCCATGATGAAAATGCCATCCGGTCGAACCCGATTACGTCATCGCGCGAAATGCTGGATCAGGTCGATGGTATAGAAGTGGTAGGCATTGACGAAGCGCAATTTTTTGATCCCGAACTGCCGGATGTCTGCCAACAACTTGCCAATCGAGGGGTCCGGGTCATTGCTGCCGGGCTGGATATGGATTTCAGGGGCAAGCCATTCGGTCCCATGCCTCACCTGCTGGCCATCGCAGAATACATCACCAAGGTGCATGCGATCTGTGTGCGTTGCGGGAACCTGGCCACCCACTCCTTCCGGTTGACCGATGAAGCGGATACGGTATTGGTCGGAGAGAAAGACAAATACGAACCACGCTGCAGGACGTGTTTTAATATGGGAAATATCCTGGACCTGCGTTAACGACGGCTGGCTAGTTTAGCCAGTAATCGCAGGATCTCCAGATACAACCAGATTACGGTAACCAACAAGCCAAAGGCAGCATACCATTCCATGTATTTTGGAGCATTTTGCTGAGCTCCATCCTCTATAAAACGGAAATCCATCAGCAGGTTCAGGGCAGCAACAACCACAACGACCAGAGAGAAAACTATGCCAACAGTCCCATTATCATGGATGAGAGGTACATGCATTCCGAAAAGATTTGCAACCATAGAAATGATGTAGCATAAGGCGATTCCCGCCGTCGCTGAAAATACGATCATCCGGAAGGTGTCGGTCACCCGGATGATTCGCAGCCGGTAAATGATCAGCATGCCGAACAGAATGGAAAAGGTCAGTAATATAGCTTCCATTGCGATGCCCGGAACACCATCATCAAAGAACGCCGAGATAGCACCTAACGCCAGGCCTTCGGCAACGGCATAGACCGGAGCCAGGTAAGGAGCCGTGGTTTTTTTGAAGATTATGATCAAAGCAAGGATGAATCCGGAGATGAACCCGACCTTCATCAGAATACTCACCAGTGCGCCGTCATCCGCGCGTTGAAACAAATTCCAGGTAAACATAGCGGCAAGCAAGGTCGCAAAGCCCAATAGAAGCACTTTTTGGGTAGCTCCAAGAATGGTCATGGTGGGGGCCCCGGAGTCAATGTGATCAAGAGTTTGGAAGGTGCTGGCACCAAGAGCAGGATTTTTCGTTTTAAAGAGAGCCATATTATCCAGTTTAAGGGTAAAACAAATCTAAATATAATAATCTGTAGTCATCCTTCGTCCGGAAAAATGGGAGGTCAAAACCTTAATTTATTACTCAGGATTAATCTCATACCCGTAAGATGATCCTTCTTCTATAGCAGTTATCCGGTTCCTGGTACCGGTACTCTTCAACCACTGAACCATTTCATGTAACCAATGTTACAGATCAGACAGTTTTACTGCTGTACTTTTGTTCCTGCATTATAAAATAAATCAATTGATACCATGGCAACGGTCAAACTAACAACCGAAAAATTCAAGACAGACATTTTTGATTATACCACCGAAAAAGAGTGGAAATATAAAGGTGATAAGCCGGCAATCATTGACTTTTATGCTGACTGGTGCGGTCCCTGTAAAATGGTGTCTCCCATCCTTGAGCAACTTTCCAATGAACATCCGGAAATCATCATCTACAAAGTGGATACGGAGGTAGAACAGGAATTATCCATGGTGTTCCAGATCCGGAGCATCCCAAGTATTCTCTTCATTCCGATGGATAAAACGCCCATGATGCAAGCCGGGGCATTACCCAAAAATATCCTCGAACAGATCATCACCAAAGAATTACTGGCTCCAGCTGAATGAGGGGAGGGCAGAAAGGTGACAAAAGTTACAGAGGTAGAAGAAGTATCAGAAGTAGAAGAAGTATCATAGGTAGAAGAAGTATCAGAGGTAGAAGAGGTTGAATGCTGAGAAACCATCCATGCCAGACCTCTTACAAGCATATAAAAACCGCAATTCGTTGCGGTTTTTTTGTTTCCGGCAATAGCGACCATACTATCTCCTTTCGTGATTCCGGGATAGATTGAGACAACTGGTCCGCGGTAGTCGTGATTTTTCACCGGAAAGCCTAACCTAAGCCGTTCTCTTCGGACTTATCTTCGTATCAGACCCTACTTCTTGTCTTCCGGACTACTCAACTTACTTGCGTTCTCCTTACCTTTGCGCTTTCTTAAAATCAACAGACCAATTCTGAGCATGAAAAAGATCCAATCGGCCCTGATATCCGTCTACCATAAAGAAGGACTGGACCATATCATCCGCCAACTGCATGAATTAGGGGTTACGATCTATTCTACCGGCGGCACCCAGACGTACATTGAAAGCCTGGGAGTGCCTGTGAACACTGTAGAAGACCTGACCGGTTATCCCTCCATCCTGGATGGCCGGGTAAAAACGCTCCATCCGAAAGTATTCGGAGGTATCCTTGCACGCCGTGAAGAAAGCCATCTTAGCCAGCTCGACGAATACAATATACCAGCCGTGGACCTGGTCATTGTTGATCTTTATCCATTTGAGGAAACAGTCCGCACGACGAGTGATGAAA encodes the following:
- a CDS encoding Bax inhibitor-1/YccA family protein, which produces MALFKTKNPALGASTFQTLDHIDSGAPTMTILGATQKVLLLGFATLLAAMFTWNLFQRADDGALVSILMKVGFISGFILALIIIFKKTTAPYLAPVYAVAEGLALGAISAFFDDGVPGIAMEAILLTFSILFGMLIIYRLRIIRVTDTFRMIVFSATAGIALCYIISMVANLFGMHVPLIHDNGTVGIVFSLVVVVVAALNLLMDFRFIEDGAQQNAPKYMEWYAAFGLLVTVIWLYLEILRLLAKLASRR
- a CDS encoding thymidine kinase: MFLEPHFKGQRSGWIEVICGSMFSGKTEELIRRLKRAQFAHQEVMIYKPKIDTRYHEQRIVSHDENAIRSNPITSSREMLDQVDGIEVVGIDEAQFFDPELPDVCQQLANRGVRVIAAGLDMDFRGKPFGPMPHLLAIAEYITKVHAICVRCGNLATHSFRLTDEADTVLVGEKDKYEPRCRTCFNMGNILDLR
- a CDS encoding DUF4783 domain-containing protein translates to MKTLLLSFVVVTSLAVDQNMESIYQAMSSGQVDQLLAQMDDQIELHVLDHQTIYDKSLVRNHLQKFFQDHKPKSCQPIHKGANKSDETSFTIAKLTTEDGEYRVFFYFKQQGDKFLIQEMRIDQD
- the trxA gene encoding thioredoxin, which translates into the protein MATVKLTTEKFKTDIFDYTTEKEWKYKGDKPAIIDFYADWCGPCKMVSPILEQLSNEHPEIIIYKVDTEVEQELSMVFQIRSIPSILFIPMDKTPMMQAGALPKNILEQIITKELLAPAE
- a CDS encoding rhomboid family intramembrane serine protease, which gives rise to MNQGTEPEASFMQQAGQRLRWPVLLVVLIWIVQGFQYLLNGQLGALGIYPHHLSGLKGILFAPLIHGSWGHLISNTVPLFVLTLILAVFYRRIAFISFVLIYLGTGLAVWLFARPVYHIGASGVVYGLLSFIFWSGVFRRNIRSIVLALIVTILYSGFIWGVLPIKEGISWESHLYGALVGILVAFIFRHAKDPDEEIRYSYEDEPTQDQRYFYDRDTFDRH